The Arachis hypogaea cultivar Tifrunner chromosome 14, arahy.Tifrunner.gnm2.J5K5, whole genome shotgun sequence genome has a segment encoding these proteins:
- the LOC112741340 gene encoding enhancer of mRNA-decapping protein 4: protein MASSPGNPNQQQQSNHFDLQKLFKGTTPPTPNPSSSPSSSSNLNSSPSFPAPSPSTPPPSSYPTPSSSYPPPTGTYPYHLQFPHFLPPYPNLQHFQQQQQQQEHPFVLHHQQQQQQQQLPQMISPQRPIFQQQQSSSSPSPSPSSPSPHVPTSPNSGARLMAMLGTQNPQSNQEQSVMNQSPSSIASTSQSSASASAPPIPMVSDFLMPGTSNHPAAVLLPSSGSQPPQASPAGVVSPQGSTPMRMLSSKLPKGRHLIGENVVYDIDVRLPGEVQPQLEVTPITKYASDPGLVLGRQIAVNRSYICYGLKLGAIRVLNINTALRYLLRGHTQRVTDMAFFAEDLHLLASASTDGRIFVWKINEGPDEEDKPQITGKVITAIQITGESDSVHPRVCWHPHKQEILMVAIGNRILKIDTMKAGKGENFSAEEPLKCSIDKLIDGVQLVGKHDGNVTELSMCQWMKSRLASASADGTVKIWEERKATPLAVIRPHDGKPVNSVTFLTAPHRPDHIILITAGPLNQEVKIWVSDNEEGWLLPSDSESWTCIQTLDIRSSYETNPEDAFFNQVVALPRAGLFLLANAKKNTIYAVHIEYGANPTATRMDYIAEFTVTMPILSLTGTSDMLPDGEHIVQVYCVQTQAIQQYALNLSQCLPPPLDNVEVEKTESNLSRGVDALDASANMETANVPQVNPSSSESAPVVSAPVSLPSSDISGLPEASTSDTETKENDLSSNNGFDHINASAPPLPLSPRLSHKLSGLKGSSNNLETISTSADHSFEQPNSDPSAERRIESEKDNTADVPASGDSSLKNDRAIQNDVSAVSNAPTAFKHPTHLVTPSEIFSKATLSSENSLTSQGMNVKDVAAHSDTENLEVEVKVVGETGLNQENTEYDRDRDSYTNVAERKEKLFYSQASDLGIQMARDSYNIEGVRPADNIKTIDAPDQSRSSIEEEVHEASKDVSANDGESETVAATSQSPAPAMKSKKQKGKGSQVSGTSSANPSPFNPMDSSNDQGDNSGGSSIEAALPQLSAMQDMLSQLLGMHKELQKQMNVTVSIPVTKEGRRLEGSLGRSMEKVVKSNTDALWARLQEEHAKQEKLERERTQQITNLISNFVNKDMAAVLEKIVKKEISSIGPTVTRSISQIIEKAVSSAVAESFQKGVGDKALNQLEKSVTSKLEATVARQIQAQFQTSGKQALQEALRGSLEASIIPAFEMSCKAMFEQIDASFQNGLAKHTAAIQQQYDTTHSPLAITLRDTINSASSITRTLSGQLAEGQRKLLAMAGNSTASADPFVTQISSGLHEVVAEDPTKELSRLVSEGKFEEAFTGALHRSDVSIVSWLCSQVDLTAILSMVPLPLSQGVLLSLLQQLSCDLGTDTPRKVSWMTDVAASINPTDPRIAAHARRILDQVSRTLNHHRNLSTTSPSEASSMRLLMHVINSVLLSCK from the exons ATGGCTTCTTCACCTGGGAATCCAAATCAACAGCAGCAAAGTAACCATTTTGATTTGCAGAAACTATTCAAAGGAACAACACCACCAACCCCaaatccttcttcttctccttcttcttcttcaaacttgaACTCTTCACCATCATTCCCAGCTCCTTCACCTTCAacacctcctccttcttcataccCTACACCTTCTTCTTCTTACCCTCCACCCACTGGCACATACCCTTATCACCTCcaatttcctcactttcttcctccTTATCCAAATCTCCAACACTTCCAacaacagcaacagcaacaaGAACACCCTTTTGTTCTTCAccatcagcagcagcagcagcagcagcagcttcCTCAAATGATTTCTCCTCAAAGACCAATTTTTCAGCAGCAACAATCTTCATCATCACCTTCACCTTCTCCTTCATCACCATCACCACATGTTCCTACATCTCCTAATAGTGGTGCTCGCCTTATGGCCATGTTAGGCACCCAAAACCCTCAATCCAATCAAGAACAATCAGTCATGAATCAATCACCATCATCAATAGCATCAACATCACAGTCTTCTGCATCAGCATCAGCACCACCAATTCCTATGGTTTCTGATTTCTTAATGCCTGGCACTTCAAACCACCCTGCTGCAGTGTTGTTGCCCTCATCCGGGTCGCAGCCGCCGCAGGCTTCGCCGGCCGGTGTGGTGAGCCCTCAGGGCAGCACCCCAATGAGGATGCTGAGCAGTAAACTCCCAAAGGGGAGACATTTGATTGGAGAGAATGTTGTTTATGACATTGATGTTAGGTTGCCAGGGGAAGTGCAGCCTCAGCTTGAGGTCACTCCCATCACTAAGTATGCCTCTGATCCTGGCCTTGTTCTCGGCCGCCAAATCGCGGTGAATAGGTCTTACATATGCTATGGACTCAAGCTTGGTGCCATCAGAGTCCTTAATATTAATACTGCATTGAGATATTTGCTTCGGGGTCATACTCAG AGAGTAACAGACATGGCTTTCTTTGCTGAGGATCTACACCTGTTGGCCAG CGCAAGCACTGATGGGAGAATTTTTGTTTGGAAGATTAATGAGGGTCCCGATGAGGAAGACAAACCTCAAATTACTGGTAAAGTGATCACAGCCATTCAAATAACAGGGGAGAGTGACTCAGTTCATCCACGAGTATGCTGGCATCCTCACAAACAA GAGATTTTAATGGTTGCTATTGGAAACCGTATCCTCAAAATTGACACTATGAAAGCCGGAAAAGGTGAAAATTTTTCTGCGGAAGAGCCTCTCAAATGTTCAATTGATAAGTTGATTGATGGGGTGCAGCTTGTTGGTAAGCATGACGGCAATGTCACTGAGTTGTCAATGTGCCAATGGATGAAGAGTCGGTTAGCTTCAGCATCGGCAGATGGCACG GTGAAGATATGGGAAGAACGTAAGGCAACAccacttgctgttataagaccaCACGATGGTAAACCGGTTAATTCTGTGACATTCTTGACTGCCCCTCACCGCCCTGATCACATCATTCTTATCACAGCG GGGCCACTAAATCAGGAAGTGAAGATATGGGTGTCTGACAATGAGGAAGGCTGGTTATTGCCTAGTGATTCCGAGTCATGGACTTGTATTCAAACTTTGGATATAAGAAGTTCTTATGAAACTAACCCCGAGGATGCATTCTTTAATCAAGTTGTAGCACTGCCGCGAGCTGGTTTGTTTCTGCTAGCAAATGCCAAGAAAAATACAATATATGCTGTACATATAGAGTATGGAGCGAATCCAACTGCTACTCGTATGGATTACATTGCTGAATTCACGGTCACAATGCCTATACTAAGTCTTACAGGAACTAGTGACATGTTACCTGATGGTGAGCATATTGTACAGGTGTATTGTGTCCAAACTCAAGCTATACAACAATATGCGCTCAATTTGTCACAATGCTTGCCTCCGCCATTGGATAATGTTGAAGTTGAGAAAACAGAATCTAATCTATCACGTGGTGTTGATGCTTTGGATGCGTCTGCTAATATGGAAACTGCAAATGTGCCACAAGTTAATCCTAGCAGCTCTGAAAGTGCTCCTGTTGTAAGTGCTCCTGTAAGCTTGCCTTCTTCAGATATTTCTGGTCTGCCTGAAGCATCTACTTCAGATACcgaaaccaaggaaaatgattTGTCTTCTAATAATGGCTTTGATCATATTAATGCTTCGGCACCTCCACTTCCTCTGAGCCCAAGATTGTCCCATAAGTTATCAGGTTTGAAAGGTTCATCAAATAATTTAGAAACTATTTCAACCAGTGCAGATCACAGTTTTGAGCAGCCAAATTCCGATCCTTCGGCTGAACGGAGAATAGAGTCTGAGAAAGATAATACAGCTGATGTGCCTGCGTCGGGTGACAGTTCTTTGAAGAATGATAGAGCCATACAAAATGATGTCTCTGCGGTTTCTAATGCCCCAACAGCATTTAAACACCCGACTCATCTGGTAACCCCATCTGAGATTTTCTCGAAAGCTACATTATCTTCTGAGAATTCACTAACTTCCCAAGGGATGAATGTGAAGGATGTTGCTGCCCATAGCGACACAGAAAACCTTGAAGTAGAGGTTAAAGTGGTAGGTGAGACTGGTTTAAATCAAGAAAATACTGAATATGACAGAGACAGAGATTCTTACACCAATGTTGCCGAGAGGAAAGAGAAGTTATTCTACTCTCAAGCGTCTGATTTGGGCATTCAGATGGCCAGAGATTCATATAACATTGAGGGAGTACGTCCAGCTGATAATATTAAGACGATTGATGCACCTGATCAAAGCCGTAGCTCTATTGAGGAAGAAGTTCATGAAGCGAGTAAGGATGTATCTGCAAATGATGGTGAATCAGAAACTGTGGCTGCTACTTCACAATCTCCAGCACCTGCCAtgaaaagtaaaaaacaaaaagGCAAAGGTTCTCAAGTGTCCGGTACATCATCTGCTAACCCCAGCCCTTTCAACCCGATGGATTCATCAAATGACCAAGGTGACAATTCAGGAGGCTCATCCATTGAAGCGGCTCTACCACAGTTATCCGCTATGCAGGATATGCTGAGCCAG TTATTAGGCATGCATAAGGAATTGCAAAAGCAGATGAATGTGACGGTTTCCATCCCAGTTACGAAGGAAGGCAGAAGATTAGAAGGATCCTTGGGCCGGAGCATGGAGAAAGTTGTCAAGTCCAACACGGACGCCTTATGGGCTCGCTtgcaagaagaacatgcaaaGCAAGAGAAGTTAGAGAGAGAACGTACACAGCAGATAACAAACTTGATCTCCAATTTTGTGAACAAGGATATGGCAGCTGTATTGGAGAAAATCGTTAAGAAGGAAATATCCTCAATTGGGCCAACTGTCACTCGTTCAATTAGTCAAATTATAGAGAAAGCAGTATCATCAGCTGTTGCAGAGTCATTCCAG AAGGGGGTGGGAGACAAGGCATTGAATCAACTAGAAAAATCAGTTACTTCAAAACTTGAAGCTACAGTAGCTAGGCAGATACAAGCACAATTTCAAACTTCTGGCAAGCAAGCTCTTCAA GAAGCACTTAGGGGTAGTTTGGAAGCTTCAATTATTCCAGCATTTGAGATGTCTTGCAAAGCCATGTTTGAGCAAATTGATGCCTCATTTCAGAATGGTCTTGCAAAGCACACAGCTGCTATTCAGCAGCAGTATGATACTACTCATTCTCCTCTAGCCATAACTTTGAGG GATACAATTAATTCAGCGTCATCAATCACTCGCACTTTGAGCGGGCAATTGGCCGAGGGCCAGCGGAAACTGCTAGCAATGGCAGGTAACTCCACGGCATCTGCGGACCCCTTTGTAACGCAAATCAGCAGCGGTTTACATGAGGTGGTG GCTGAGGATCCTACCAAGGAACTATCAAGGTTGGTGAGTGAGGGCAAGTTCGAGGAAGCATTTACCGGAGCGCTTCATAGAAGTGATGTTTCAATCGTTTCGTGGCTATGTTCTCAG GTTGATTTAACTGCAATCTTGTCAATGGTACCACTTCCATTAAGCCAAGGAGTACTTCTGTCCCTACTGCAGCAACTGTCCTGTGACCTGGGAACCGATACACCAAGAAAAGTGTCCTGGATGACAGATGTGGCTGCGTCTATAAACCCTACCGATCCAAGGATCGCAGCACATGCCCGGCGGATATTGGATCAAGTGTCCCGGACGCTAAACCACCACCGGAATTTGTCAACGACCTCCCCTTCGGAAGCAAGCTCGATGCGCCTTCTAATGCATGTCATAAATTCTGTGTTATTGAGCTGTAAATGA
- the LOC112741341 gene encoding ras-related protein RABB1c, giving the protein MSYAYLFKYIIIGDTGVGKSCLLLQFTDKRFQPVHDLTIGVEFGARMITIDNKPIKLQIWDTAGQESFRSITRSYYRGAAGALLVYDITRRETFNHLASWLEDARQHANANMTIMLIGNKCDLAHRRAVSTEEGEQFAKEHGLIFMEASAKTAQNVEEAFIKTAATIYKKIQDGVFDVSNESYGIKVGYGGIPGPSGNRDGPSAAGGACCS; this is encoded by the exons ATGTCTTACGCATATCTCTTCAAGTACATCATCATCGGTGATACCG GAGTTGGGAAGTCATGTCTTCTACTTCAATTCACTGACAAGCGCTTTCAACCCGTCCATGACTTGACTATTGGTGTTGAATTCGGGGCCAGGATGATCACAATTGATAACAAGCCGATCAAGTTGCAAATATGGGATACG GCTGGTCAAGAATCCTTCAGATCTATTACAAGGTCTTACTACAGAGGGGCTGCAGGTGCACTACTTGTCTATGATATAACCAG GAGGGAGACATTTAATCACTTGGCTAGCTGGTTGGAAGATGCAAGGCAGCATGCAAATGCAAATATGACAATTATGCTAATCGGCAACAAGTGTGATCTTGCACACAGACGGGCTGTAAGCACAGAGGAAGGTGAGCAGTTTGCAAAGGAGCATGGGTTGATATTCATGGAGGCCTCAGCAAAAACTGCTCAGAATGTTGAAGAG GCATTCATAAAAACGGCTGCAACCATTTACAAGAAGATTCAGGATGGAGTTTTCGATGTTTCGAATGAG TCATACGGAATAAAAGTTGGATATGGTGGAATTCCTGGACCATCTGGCAACAGGGATGGCCCTTCGGCTGCAGGTGGAGCCTGCTGCAGTTGA